In Nocardia yunnanensis, one DNA window encodes the following:
- a CDS encoding NUDIX hydrolase, whose product MARTEFYDDPAAPEPNSLVVAASAVVCDGDGRILLQRRADNGLWALPGGGMEMSDSLPGCAVREVKEETGLDIEITGLVGTYTDPRHVIAYSDGEVRRQFNVCFRAEVVGGELAISDESVELRFVAPDELDGLDIHPTQRLRLAHHLERRPTPYLG is encoded by the coding sequence GTGGCGCGCACTGAGTTCTATGACGATCCTGCCGCACCGGAGCCGAACAGCCTGGTGGTCGCCGCCAGCGCCGTGGTGTGTGATGGCGACGGGCGGATTCTGCTCCAGCGGCGGGCCGATAACGGGCTGTGGGCGCTGCCCGGTGGAGGCATGGAGATGAGTGACAGCTTGCCGGGGTGTGCAGTGCGAGAGGTGAAAGAAGAGACCGGGTTGGATATCGAAATCACCGGCCTCGTAGGAACTTACACCGACCCCCGACATGTGATCGCTTATAGCGACGGTGAGGTTCGGCGGCAGTTCAACGTGTGTTTTCGCGCCGAAGTCGTCGGCGGTGAACTCGCCATTTCCGATGAATCCGTCGAGCTGCGTTTTGTCGCGCCTGACGAATTGGACGGCCTCGACATACATCCCACGCAGCGCCTCAGGCTGGCTCATCACCTCGAACGCCGGCCGACTCCGTACCTCGGTTGA
- a CDS encoding nuclear transport factor 2 family protein — MALTLEDQSEIFRVLSLYGHLIDERELDRLGEVYIEGGEYDASSYGLISVPEGLARMVLQLGDNQPIAHLMGIAPVIVESGTDTALVHSKGLGLRADGTVTALTFHDRFDRTALGWRIRHRAAYPRKVAITPSQDQ; from the coding sequence ATGGCCCTCACATTGGAAGATCAGTCCGAGATTTTCCGTGTCCTGAGCCTGTACGGACACCTCATCGATGAGCGCGAACTCGATCGTCTCGGTGAGGTCTACATCGAAGGCGGAGAGTACGACGCGTCCTCCTACGGTCTGATTTCCGTTCCCGAGGGCCTGGCGCGGATGGTGCTTCAGCTCGGTGACAACCAGCCGATCGCGCATCTGATGGGCATTGCCCCGGTGATCGTCGAATCCGGCACCGACACTGCGCTGGTGCACTCCAAAGGGCTCGGGCTTCGCGCCGACGGCACCGTCACCGCCCTCACATTTCATGACCGGTTCGATCGCACCGCATTGGGATGGCGTATTCGCCATCGTGCCGCCTACCCTCGCAAAGTCGCCATCACCCCGTCGCAGGATCAGTAG
- a CDS encoding alpha/beta fold hydrolase: MWATTESVISADGTRILFHTLGDGPPLVILHGALVRVENYLPMAEMLAGDYRVVVVGRRDYAPSGNGSGPRTFARQVEDLGAVLELQGGPSFVFGHSAGGLVALEALAADIPNIRRFALYEAPLVFAGGPLRATLERARELVADDPGEAVVEFFKAILDQPVPEGMLGKMGAAMADRAAGLIADLECITAMDPDSGRWGAMNTPALLLAGTASDRYGPASMETLDAALPDSRFVSLPGLTHSPDDFTPVANILREFFQ; encoded by the coding sequence ATGTGGGCGACGACTGAGAGTGTCATATCGGCGGATGGGACGCGCATCCTCTTCCATACGCTCGGTGACGGGCCGCCGTTGGTGATTCTGCATGGGGCGTTGGTGAGGGTGGAGAACTACTTGCCGATGGCGGAGATGTTGGCCGGGGATTATCGGGTGGTGGTCGTTGGGCGGCGGGACTATGCGCCGAGTGGGAATGGTTCAGGACCACGCACTTTCGCGCGGCAGGTTGAGGACCTTGGTGCTGTGCTCGAGCTTCAGGGTGGACCTAGCTTCGTCTTTGGGCACTCGGCTGGGGGTCTGGTTGCTTTGGAAGCCCTTGCCGCGGACATCCCGAACATTCGGAGATTCGCTCTGTACGAAGCGCCGCTGGTCTTCGCGGGTGGTCCGTTGCGGGCGACCCTGGAGCGTGCTCGGGAGCTTGTCGCCGATGATCCTGGCGAGGCGGTCGTCGAATTCTTCAAAGCTATCCTCGATCAGCCGGTTCCTGAGGGCATGCTGGGAAAGATGGGGGCGGCGATGGCCGATCGGGCGGCTGGGCTGATCGCTGATCTGGAATGTATTACCGCCATGGACCCGGACTCGGGCCGTTGGGGTGCCATGAACACTCCGGCCTTACTGCTGGCCGGCACGGCCAGTGATCGGTACGGCCCCGCGAGCATGGAGACGCTCGACGCGGCCTTGCCGGATTCGCGATTCGTGTCGTTGCCTGGGCTGACCCACAGTCCCGATGACTTCACCCCGGTCGCGAACATCTTGCGCGAGTTCTTTCAATAG
- a CDS encoding helix-turn-helix domain-containing protein, with translation MANERLRAAMVAGGWTQARLAEATGVDPKSVERWVNLGRVPRRHTALRAAEALREDVHTLWPALRQVRSARAVSAELVALYDQRADVPASLFVNLFAAAHERIDILVYAAVFLHEAYPRLNDLLVERAESGCAVRIAVGDADSDNVRQRGEEERFGHGIESRCRLALMHYRPLLATPGIELRTHGTTLYNSIYRADEDMVVNAHVWGVNAYGAPVWHLRRTLDNGLFDTYSNSFDSVWQAGRPVEG, from the coding sequence ATGGCTAACGAGCGGTTGCGTGCTGCAATGGTGGCCGGCGGCTGGACTCAGGCCCGTCTGGCCGAGGCGACCGGTGTGGATCCGAAATCAGTTGAACGATGGGTGAATCTCGGGCGGGTGCCTCGGCGGCACACCGCACTGCGGGCCGCGGAGGCGCTCCGCGAAGATGTGCACACGCTGTGGCCGGCTCTGAGGCAGGTGCGGTCGGCACGTGCGGTGAGCGCCGAATTGGTCGCCCTCTACGATCAGAGGGCCGATGTTCCCGCATCGTTGTTCGTGAATCTGTTTGCGGCAGCGCATGAACGAATCGACATTCTCGTCTATGCGGCGGTCTTCCTGCACGAGGCGTATCCGCGGCTGAACGACCTGCTGGTCGAACGGGCGGAGTCGGGTTGCGCCGTGCGAATCGCGGTCGGTGATGCCGACAGCGACAATGTGCGACAGCGCGGCGAGGAAGAGAGGTTCGGCCACGGCATCGAGTCCCGTTGCCGTCTGGCGTTGATGCATTATCGGCCGCTGCTGGCAACTCCGGGAATCGAGCTGCGGACGCACGGTACGACGCTCTACAACAGCATTTACCGCGCTGACGAGGACATGGTGGTCAATGCCCATGTGTGGGGCGTGAACGCCTACGGCGCACCGGTCTGGCATTTGCGTCGTACTCTCGACAACGGTCTGTTCGACACATACAGCAACAGTTTCGATTCGGTCTGGCAGGCGGGCCGGCCGGTGGAAGGGTAA
- a CDS encoding SRPBCC family protein: MSQGDGDRVVSAGREIGAGVGRVFELIADPARQPEWDGNENLSAGGVGQRVRGVGEVFEMTLTTGAVRENHVVEFEEGRRIAWLPAEPGQRPPGHLWRWELEPVGENVTRVTHTYDWTNLADEKREVRARATTSEKLRASVDRLAELAEREDQGTAS; this comes from the coding sequence ATGAGCCAAGGTGATGGGGATCGGGTGGTTTCGGCGGGGCGGGAGATCGGGGCGGGGGTGGGGCGGGTTTTCGAGTTGATTGCGGATCCGGCTCGGCAGCCGGAGTGGGATGGGAACGAGAATTTGAGTGCGGGTGGGGTGGGGCAGCGGGTTCGGGGGGTGGGGGAGGTGTTCGAGATGACGCTGACCACGGGGGCGGTTCGGGAGAATCATGTGGTGGAGTTCGAGGAGGGGCGGCGGATCGCCTGGTTGCCGGCGGAGCCGGGGCAGCGGCCGCCGGGGCATCTGTGGCGGTGGGAGCTGGAGCCGGTGGGCGAGAACGTGACTCGGGTGACGCACACGTACGACTGGACGAATCTCGCGGACGAGAAGCGGGAGGTGCGGGCGCGGGCGACGACCTCGGAGAAGCTGCGGGCGTCGGTGGATCGGCTGGCGGAGCTGGCCGAGCGGGAGGATCAGGGGACCGCTTCCTGA
- a CDS encoding cytochrome P450: MTAFGTVQHIRGGIRSIFRLRREKSGSRRHGTGEDADEKSAPIPMAPGPWPVLGHLVPITRDPLGFMESLPAHGDLVRISLGPITAVVICDPELTHRMFRRDRIFDKGGPHFDSARELVGQGVATCPHALHRRQRRLLQPAFHASRVSAYGPTVTRKISAMVDSWHDGQILDINVELQALAFRVIVATLFDEAISEAHQQRLIHHVQVVFSGVFRQAVMPRRLRHVPILGNRSLERAAAETRAILGELVATRRTVGGDDQDDMFSALISARDTDGGCLSETEIVEQAFTFIFAGTDSSAATLAWALILLDEHPDVAARVYTEVDTVLAGRPASHEDLPRLRFTEQVITETLRLHPPSWLTPRTVTEDTELGGHRLSAGTTIIYSSHLIHHRADLHPDPDRFDPDRFAPAKIPPPRKALMPFADGARKCIAEQYAVSEAVMTLATIAARWHLAAVTGTNTKPSRAVVPHPRRLRMRATARVLENLPPHVPAERA, encoded by the coding sequence ATGACAGCCTTCGGCACCGTTCAGCACATCCGTGGCGGAATACGGTCGATATTTCGACTGCGACGGGAGAAATCGGGGAGTCGCCGACACGGGACAGGCGAAGATGCCGACGAGAAGAGCGCGCCGATCCCGATGGCGCCTGGACCGTGGCCGGTGCTGGGGCATCTTGTGCCGATCACGCGTGATCCGCTGGGCTTCATGGAATCGCTGCCGGCACACGGTGACCTGGTCAGAATCAGCCTCGGACCGATCACCGCGGTGGTGATCTGCGATCCAGAATTGACTCACCGAATGTTTCGCCGTGATCGGATCTTCGACAAGGGCGGCCCTCATTTCGACAGCGCGCGAGAACTGGTCGGCCAAGGTGTGGCCACCTGCCCCCACGCCTTGCACAGACGTCAGCGACGGCTCCTACAGCCTGCCTTCCACGCCAGCCGGGTCAGCGCATACGGGCCGACGGTGACGCGAAAGATCAGCGCGATGGTCGATTCCTGGCACGACGGGCAGATCCTCGACATCAACGTCGAGTTGCAGGCATTGGCGTTCCGGGTGATCGTCGCAACGCTGTTCGACGAGGCGATTTCCGAGGCCCACCAGCAACGGTTGATCCACCACGTGCAGGTGGTCTTCTCCGGCGTGTTCCGTCAAGCGGTGATGCCCCGACGGCTACGCCACGTACCGATTCTGGGCAACCGCTCACTCGAACGCGCAGCGGCGGAAACGCGGGCCATCCTTGGCGAACTGGTCGCGACCCGCCGGACAGTAGGCGGTGACGATCAAGACGACATGTTCTCGGCATTGATCAGCGCCCGCGACACCGACGGCGGCTGTCTGAGCGAAACCGAGATCGTCGAGCAGGCATTCACGTTCATTTTCGCCGGCACCGATTCCAGCGCAGCAACTTTGGCGTGGGCTTTGATTCTCCTGGACGAGCACCCCGACGTCGCCGCCCGCGTCTACACCGAGGTCGACACCGTCCTGGCGGGACGACCCGCCAGCCACGAGGACCTGCCCCGGCTTCGTTTCACCGAGCAGGTCATCACCGAAACCTTGCGTCTACACCCCCCGAGCTGGCTGACACCCCGGACCGTCACCGAAGACACCGAGCTCGGCGGCCACCGACTCTCAGCCGGTACCACCATCATCTACAGCTCGCACCTGATCCACCATCGAGCAGACCTGCACCCCGACCCCGACCGGTTCGATCCCGACCGGTTCGCCCCGGCCAAGATCCCGCCTCCACGCAAAGCGCTGATGCCCTTCGCCGATGGCGCCCGAAAATGTATCGCCGAGCAGTACGCCGTGTCCGAAGCGGTAATGACTCTGGCAACCATCGCCGCCCGCTGGCACCTTGCTGCCGTAACCGGCACAAACACCAAACCCTCGCGTGCAGTGGTCCCCCACCCGCGGAGACTTCGTATGCGCGCCACCGCCCGCGTCCTCGAGAACCTCCCACCCCATGTGCCCGCCGAGCGAGCGTGA
- a CDS encoding lysophospholipid acyltransferase family protein — MTDTPRRPKGLGKRAWLTTHLVRRVLRTLAWSNFVHVTVIGRDHVPKTGPVIVASNHISMLDAVFLWGALRRRAVAIAMAELWSWPVIGWLVRRLGQIPVVRRDAESGRAATAQAEQILRHGGVLLIYPEGRLVAPGDHEPYKPGVAHLALTTGVPIIPVATVGTDGVLPLRRGATLNRRHPVTLHFGTPIDPTTFDDPDKLLDHLRQRIDDLRAQ; from the coding sequence ATGACCGACACACCTCGCCGCCCGAAGGGTTTGGGCAAACGCGCCTGGCTCACCACCCACCTGGTCCGCCGCGTCCTGCGCACCCTCGCCTGGTCGAACTTCGTGCACGTCACCGTGATCGGCCGCGACCATGTCCCCAAGACCGGGCCCGTCATCGTGGCGAGCAACCACATCTCCATGCTCGACGCCGTCTTCCTCTGGGGCGCACTGCGTCGCCGGGCCGTGGCCATCGCCATGGCCGAACTCTGGTCCTGGCCCGTGATCGGCTGGCTCGTGCGCCGCCTCGGCCAAATCCCCGTGGTCCGCCGCGATGCCGAATCCGGCCGCGCCGCAACCGCCCAAGCCGAACAGATCCTCCGCCACGGCGGCGTCCTGCTCATCTACCCCGAAGGCCGCCTCGTCGCCCCCGGCGACCACGAACCGTACAAACCGGGCGTAGCCCACCTCGCCCTCACCACCGGCGTCCCCATCATCCCGGTAGCCACGGTCGGCACCGACGGCGTCCTCCCCCTCCGCCGCGGCGCCACCCTCAACCGCCGCCACCCCGTCACCCTCCACTTCGGCACCCCCATCGACCCCACCACCTTCGACGACCCCGACAAACTCCTCGACCACCTCCGCCAACGCATCGACGACCTTCGCGCCCAGTAG
- the sigJ gene encoding RNA polymerase sigma factor SigJ has protein sequence MLGVREVEVFEGCRGRLEAIAYRILGSASDAEDAVQDTFLRWSGTDRDAVENPEAWLTKVLTNVCSTQMGSARVRRESYVGQWLPEPVLAGDRMLGPDETVVQRESVSIAMLAVLQRLSIKERVVYVLREAFGYSHAEIAEMLELTEANCQQILRRAKQHVALEKPRAEIDEARAREVVEEFLAAALSGRTDALVQMLSEGVFHIGDGGGRLPSLDNPIVGALAVARFLRGILRPNQHKRDLVGGNPVFHFGLANGGPAVVLVNNDQVAGVLTMHLTADGIAAIHTQVNPDKLARANRQWAAIAHEPPLIESW, from the coding sequence ATGCTCGGTGTGCGCGAGGTCGAGGTGTTCGAGGGGTGCCGGGGGCGGTTGGAGGCGATCGCCTATCGGATTCTGGGGTCGGCCAGTGATGCCGAGGATGCTGTGCAGGACACTTTTTTGCGGTGGTCGGGGACGGATCGGGACGCCGTGGAGAATCCCGAGGCTTGGTTGACCAAGGTGCTCACGAATGTGTGTTCGACGCAGATGGGGTCGGCTCGGGTGCGGCGGGAATCCTATGTGGGGCAATGGTTGCCGGAACCGGTGTTGGCCGGCGACCGGATGTTGGGGCCGGATGAGACGGTGGTGCAACGGGAGTCGGTGTCGATCGCGATGCTGGCGGTGCTGCAACGGCTTTCGATCAAGGAACGCGTCGTGTATGTGCTGCGCGAAGCGTTCGGGTACTCGCATGCCGAGATAGCGGAAATGCTCGAGCTCACCGAAGCGAACTGCCAGCAGATCTTGCGGCGGGCGAAACAGCATGTGGCGCTGGAGAAGCCCCGCGCGGAGATCGACGAGGCTCGCGCGCGTGAGGTGGTCGAGGAGTTCCTCGCCGCGGCGCTCAGCGGCCGGACCGATGCGCTGGTGCAGATGCTGTCGGAAGGGGTCTTCCACATCGGCGACGGCGGCGGCCGCCTGCCGTCGCTGGACAACCCGATCGTGGGTGCGCTCGCCGTCGCCCGTTTCCTCCGCGGCATCCTGCGCCCGAACCAGCACAAACGAGACCTGGTCGGCGGCAACCCGGTATTCCACTTCGGCCTGGCCAACGGCGGCCCTGCAGTCGTACTCGTGAACAACGACCAAGTAGCAGGCGTGCTCACCATGCACCTCACCGCCGACGGCATCGCGGCCATTCATACCCAGGTCAACCCCGACAAGTTGGCCCGGGCCAACAGGCAGTGGGCAGCCATCGCGCACGAGCCGCCGCTGATCGAATCCTGGTGA
- a CDS encoding flavin-containing monooxygenase codes for MSSANGSRVSPDHEVVIVGAGLGGIGAGVALRRAGIDDFVLIDKWSKVGGTWLANTYPGVAVDVPSPVYNFSFQPRSQWSRFFAPGVELQRYAEEVVDRQGLRDKLRLGSGVVLGVFDEERDRWRLTLEDGAEVTARYVIGAVGGLEQPHNPDIPGLDTFTGKIMHSSRWDHDYDYRGKRVAVIGTGATALQLIPRLAEQVSQLTVYQRRAIWIGPKPDFAMGRLANAMLNIAPLQYAIRAIGNVSVNAGLGAGLAISNYPRITSAGMTAAETFMKAYLFSQVRDRELRRKLTPDYRFGCKRPSVSNDYFKTFTRGHVDLVTEAIEHVTPTGVVSADGREREFDTVVCATGFKVMEKGYTPPYPIYGCDGLELGEFWDTHRFQAYQGVSVPKFPNAFLIVGPYAFAPGSHIPLIESTSAHAARVIKEARRRGASRVEVRQEPHDRYFARMDARAKKTHLFTQGCLTSNTYYINYQGDGAAFRPSTQLEMYWENRHFPLDDYRFTTSVREPQEAVP; via the coding sequence ATGAGCTCTGCCAATGGTTCTCGGGTTTCGCCGGATCACGAGGTGGTGATCGTCGGGGCCGGTCTGGGCGGGATCGGCGCGGGCGTCGCGTTGCGGCGGGCGGGGATCGACGATTTCGTGTTGATCGACAAATGGTCCAAGGTCGGCGGCACGTGGCTGGCGAATACGTATCCCGGTGTGGCGGTGGATGTTCCGTCGCCGGTGTACAATTTCTCGTTCCAGCCGCGATCACAGTGGTCGCGGTTCTTCGCGCCGGGCGTGGAATTGCAGCGTTACGCCGAGGAAGTCGTCGACCGGCAGGGGTTGCGGGACAAACTGCGGCTCGGGTCCGGAGTGGTGCTGGGCGTTTTCGACGAGGAGCGAGATCGGTGGCGGCTCACGCTCGAGGACGGGGCCGAGGTCACGGCGCGCTATGTGATCGGCGCGGTGGGCGGGCTCGAGCAGCCGCACAATCCGGATATTCCGGGGCTTGACACGTTCACCGGCAAGATCATGCACAGTTCGCGGTGGGATCACGACTACGACTATCGGGGCAAGCGGGTGGCGGTGATCGGCACCGGAGCGACCGCGCTGCAGCTGATACCCCGACTGGCCGAACAGGTTTCGCAGCTGACGGTGTATCAGCGGCGGGCCATCTGGATCGGGCCGAAACCGGACTTCGCCATGGGCCGGCTCGCCAACGCGATGCTGAATATCGCACCGTTGCAGTACGCGATCCGGGCGATCGGGAATGTGAGCGTCAACGCCGGGTTGGGGGCCGGGCTGGCCATCTCGAATTATCCGCGCATCACCTCGGCCGGGATGACCGCCGCCGAAACCTTCATGAAGGCTTATCTTTTCAGCCAGGTGCGGGATCGCGAACTACGCCGCAAGCTGACGCCGGATTACCGTTTCGGGTGTAAGCGGCCGTCGGTCTCCAACGATTACTTCAAGACGTTCACTCGCGGGCATGTGGATCTGGTGACCGAGGCGATCGAGCATGTCACGCCGACGGGTGTCGTCAGCGCCGACGGGCGGGAACGGGAATTCGATACGGTGGTGTGCGCCACCGGATTCAAGGTGATGGAGAAGGGTTACACGCCGCCGTATCCGATCTACGGATGTGACGGGTTGGAACTCGGTGAATTCTGGGACACGCACCGATTCCAGGCGTATCAGGGGGTTTCGGTGCCGAAGTTCCCCAACGCGTTCCTTATCGTCGGACCGTACGCGTTTGCGCCGGGCTCCCATATCCCGCTGATCGAATCCACTTCCGCGCACGCGGCGCGGGTGATCAAGGAGGCGCGGCGGCGCGGGGCGTCCCGCGTGGAGGTGCGCCAGGAACCGCACGATCGCTACTTCGCGCGCATGGACGCGCGGGCCAAGAAGACGCACCTGTTCACCCAGGGCTGCCTCACCTCGAACACCTACTACATCAACTATCAAGGCGACGGTGCGGCGTTCCGCCCCTCGACCCAGCTGGAAATGTACTGGGAGAACCGGCATTTCCCGTTGGACGACTACCGGTTCACCACCTCGGTGCGCGAGCCTCAGGAAGCGGTCCCCTGA
- a CDS encoding Rid family hydrolase, whose protein sequence is MTDRQVVSSGAVWEPIVGYSRAVRVGQWVSVAGTTAAAEGGGAVGGDDIAEQTREALRRIAAALAEVGAGVENVVRTRIFVTDISRWEEVGKAHGEVFADIRPAASMLEVSALIDPELLVEIEADAIVP, encoded by the coding sequence GTGACGGATCGACAGGTTGTTTCTTCGGGTGCGGTGTGGGAGCCGATCGTGGGCTATTCACGGGCGGTGCGGGTCGGGCAGTGGGTGTCGGTGGCGGGGACCACCGCTGCGGCCGAGGGTGGCGGGGCGGTGGGTGGTGACGATATCGCTGAGCAGACGCGGGAGGCGTTGCGGCGGATTGCCGCCGCGCTGGCCGAGGTGGGCGCCGGGGTCGAGAATGTTGTTCGCACAAGGATATTCGTCACCGACATCAGCCGGTGGGAAGAGGTCGGCAAGGCGCACGGCGAGGTGTTCGCCGATATCCGGCCGGCCGCCTCCATGCTGGAAGTCAGCGCGTTGATCGACCCGGAGCTCCTGGTGGAGATCGAAGCGGACGCGATCGTGCCCTGA
- a CDS encoding polyprenyl synthetase family protein, translating into MTAIHSSGCLRPELRTMPSVPYEGDRDFSRHVDEMLTGFLERKSSEMPSVAGELVREIAVLLGGGKRLRPLLCHLGWLGAGGERDDRAALQAASALELFHIAALIHDDIMDRSDLRHGVASVHRRLARYWDDPAQPERSEWFGVCSGIVAGDLCWAWSEEMFRTCCLPDAALNRAGAYLATMRTEVMAGQYLDLHPPVGFVSDWLGYAEQVNLYKTARYTVARPLQIGAALAGAPAALLSAFQQFGERLGLAFQLRDDLLGVFGDPSRTGKSNEDDLREGKRTMLVATALQYADSRQAATIESYLGNAHGRTELDCLRAAIAATGAPDRIQEAITETSRAAIEALHGAPLNELLRDTLIQLAVSLTDRAA; encoded by the coding sequence ATGACTGCAATTCATTCTTCGGGCTGTCTCCGCCCGGAGCTACGCACGATGCCCTCGGTCCCATATGAGGGGGATCGCGACTTCTCCCGCCACGTCGACGAGATGCTGACAGGCTTCCTCGAACGCAAGTCGTCCGAGATGCCTTCTGTGGCAGGTGAACTCGTCAGGGAGATCGCTGTCCTTTTGGGGGGAGGCAAGCGATTACGCCCGCTGCTGTGCCATCTGGGTTGGCTCGGCGCGGGAGGCGAGCGCGATGATCGAGCCGCGTTGCAGGCGGCGTCGGCGCTCGAGCTGTTCCATATCGCCGCGTTGATCCACGACGACATCATGGACCGCAGCGACCTGCGTCATGGTGTGGCGAGCGTGCATCGCCGGTTGGCCCGCTATTGGGACGATCCCGCCCAGCCGGAACGGAGCGAGTGGTTCGGGGTGTGTTCGGGCATCGTGGCCGGTGATCTGTGCTGGGCCTGGTCGGAGGAGATGTTCCGGACCTGTTGCCTGCCCGATGCGGCATTGAACCGCGCGGGAGCCTATTTGGCGACAATGCGCACCGAGGTCATGGCAGGACAGTATTTGGACCTGCATCCACCGGTCGGCTTCGTCAGCGACTGGCTCGGCTACGCCGAGCAGGTCAACCTCTACAAGACCGCACGCTATACCGTGGCACGCCCGTTGCAGATCGGTGCCGCTCTCGCCGGGGCTCCCGCGGCGCTGTTGTCGGCGTTCCAGCAATTCGGCGAGCGCCTGGGGTTGGCGTTCCAGCTGCGTGACGATCTGCTCGGTGTCTTCGGCGACCCGTCACGCACGGGCAAATCGAACGAGGATGACCTGCGCGAGGGCAAACGCACCATGCTCGTCGCCACCGCGCTCCAATATGCCGACAGCCGACAGGCGGCGACGATCGAATCCTACCTCGGCAACGCACACGGGCGCACCGAATTGGACTGTCTGCGTGCCGCTATCGCCGCCACCGGCGCACCGGATCGGATCCAGGAGGCGATCACCGAGACCAGCCGAGCAGCGATCGAGGCATTGCACGGCGCGCCCTTGAATGAGCTGCTGCGCGACACCCTGATCCAGCTGGCGGTGAGCCTGACCGATCGCGCCGCCTGA
- a CDS encoding terpene synthase family protein: MNNISTSAPTDPTMARILQFYCPFTAETNPEGARILRATVDWASRYDLGSGNPAKTEMLAQTGVAYTVCANPHVRGELAQALSDYNAWAWTINDFVGAAVSTAEAVYRLGRWERIVRSPQSWHRDGNLFESAGGEVLERIRGLVTPVQWQRFAAGQSQWIQAMAWEVAIRELARPLGVNEYVAMRISCVGVYAATSYFDMTEGIELNETQWSDPLVRAAVEAGAFAGGLDNDRYSYLREKDLAIAKNNIFTAIRTDYPHLTEFEVVDQAIGLRDQCLTQYLHLRDKALPTAGDTLERYLRAVDLMIGGNLNFAVTGIRYQIPDVASGVTLTRQPPTGNSFRLHIPTIEWWWAQ; encoded by the coding sequence ATGAACAACATCTCGACATCGGCGCCTACGGATCCGACCATGGCGCGGATCCTGCAGTTCTACTGTCCGTTCACCGCCGAGACCAACCCGGAGGGCGCTCGGATCCTGCGGGCAACGGTGGACTGGGCCTCCCGATACGACCTGGGGTCGGGCAATCCCGCCAAGACCGAGATGCTGGCGCAGACCGGGGTCGCCTACACCGTGTGCGCGAATCCCCATGTGCGCGGCGAACTCGCGCAGGCGCTCTCCGACTACAACGCCTGGGCATGGACGATCAACGACTTCGTGGGTGCGGCGGTCTCCACCGCCGAGGCTGTCTACCGGCTCGGCCGCTGGGAACGAATCGTGCGCTCGCCACAGTCCTGGCACCGTGACGGCAACCTGTTCGAATCCGCGGGCGGCGAAGTGCTCGAACGAATCCGCGGCTTGGTCACTCCGGTGCAGTGGCAGCGATTCGCGGCAGGGCAGAGCCAGTGGATCCAGGCCATGGCGTGGGAGGTCGCGATCAGAGAGCTCGCGCGCCCGCTCGGCGTCAACGAATACGTGGCCATGCGGATCAGCTGCGTCGGCGTCTATGCCGCCACGTCGTACTTCGACATGACCGAGGGGATCGAGCTGAATGAGACGCAGTGGTCCGATCCGTTGGTACGCGCGGCGGTCGAGGCAGGCGCCTTCGCCGGCGGCCTCGACAACGACCGCTACTCGTATCTGCGCGAGAAAGACCTCGCCATCGCAAAGAACAACATCTTCACCGCCATCCGCACCGACTATCCCCACCTGACCGAGTTCGAAGTCGTCGACCAGGCCATCGGCCTGCGCGATCAGTGCCTCACCCAATACCTACACCTACGCGACAAGGCGCTACCCACGGCCGGGGATACGCTCGAAAGATATTTGCGGGCAGTCGATCTCATGATCGGCGGCAACCTGAACTTCGCAGTGACGGGCATCCGCTACCAGATTCCCGACGTCGCGAGCGGAGTGACACTCACACGACAACCACCGACCGGCAACAGCTTTCGACTCCACATCCCGACAATCGAGTGGTGGTGGGCTCAATGA